The Salvelinus namaycush isolate Seneca chromosome 8, SaNama_1.0, whole genome shotgun sequence genome has a segment encoding these proteins:
- the LOC120052897 gene encoding membrane-spanning 4-domains subfamily A member 12-like, whose product MAVSVSRDLSVSVTTDINSDKLTHTQQALRESIQKGEPKALGVSQVMIGLMVMSYSIPLLSTEFTEVVTFGVPWWSGLSFIAAGVIAIVMEKHSSMKSLGVCMVVTLVAILVSLLALIFYFIDLHNNPETPCNHPLAPATHYRQEYECDHQHYATVFSYGVKSSLLLFTIIQITISSTLSYILYKKRRSFGPYSSLNQDVPSTPILVTAPDFN is encoded by the exons ATGGCTGTGTCGGTCTCAAGGGACCTGTCAGTGAGCGTGACGACGGACATCAACTCGGATAAACTGACCCACACACAGCAGGCTCTGCGCGAGAGCATCCAGAAAGGCGAGCCAAAGGCTTTGGGG gTGTCCCAGGTAATGATTGGGTTGATGGTGATGTCCtactccatccccctcctctccactgAGTTCACAGAGGTCGTGACCTTTGGGGTACCATGGTGGAGTGGCCTATCG TTCATAGCAGCAGGAGTCATTGCCATAGTGATGGAGAAACACAGCAGTATGAAATCG CTGGGTGTGTGTATGGTGGTGACACTGGTTGCCATTTTGGTTTCTCTCCTGGCCCTCATCTTCTACTTCATTGATCTCCACAACAACCCAGAGACACCGTGTAACCACCCCCTGGCCCCCGCAACACACTACAGGCAGGAGTATGAATGTGACCACCAGCACTATGCCACT gtGTTCAGTTATGGAGTAAAGTCGTCCCTCCTTCTCTTCACCATCATCCAGATCACCATCTCCTCAACGCTCTCTTACATCCTGTACAAAAAGAGGAGGAGTTTCGGACCATACTCA TCTCTCAATCAAGATGTTCCCTCGACTCCCATACTGGTCACTGCCCCCGACTTCAACTGA
- the LOC120052899 gene encoding uncharacterized protein LOC120052899 isoform X1: MMSSTESGTGGPKLHRLFIKFDPEVVAVVSILLGLFQVLLAVPLYYMDVGLPKLQFMLPLFIGFLICLCPMEMNAIETTDCFYFLLKFVTAGSFAFACEKSPSRQLLTGCAYTNMASLLAGLLALCMYSVSLHSVQGTAQPCTLPSIDLYAGAAQKCPGEYLEGFFRSVTVLLIVYDLGALILHSLLSLSALKGLRVGLCRMIN; encoded by the exons ATGATGTCATCCACTGAGTCAGGAACAGGTGGTCCTAAACTACATCGCCTCTTCATCAAGTTTGACCCAGAGGTTGTAGCG GTGGTGTCGATACTGCTGGGTCTATTCCAGGTGCTGTTGGCTGTGCCTCTGTACTACATGGACGTTGGCTTACCCAAACTACAATTTATGCTCCCTTTATTTATTGGCTTCCTG ATTTGTTTGTGCCCAATGGAAATGAATG CAATTGAAACAACAGATTGTTTCTACTTTCTTTTAAAGTTTGTGACGGCAGGGTCGTTCGCCTTCGCCTGTGAGAAGTCTCCCAGCAGACAGCTA CTGACGGGCTGTGCCTACACTAACATGGCCAGCCTGTTGGCGGGCCTACTGGCTCTGTGTATGTACAGCGTCTCCCTACACTCCGTCCAGGGCACTGCTCAACCCTGCACTCTGCCAAGCATCGACCTGTATGCAGGGGCTGCACAAAAGTGCCCAGGAGAGTACCTGGAG GGGTTCTTCAGGAGTGTCACAGTACTACTCATCGTTTATGACCTGGGGGCTCTtatcctccactctctcctctctttgtccGCACTCAAGGGACTCAGAGTGGGACTGTGCCGAATGATCAATTAG
- the LOC120052899 gene encoding uncharacterized protein LOC120052899 isoform X3 translates to MMSSTESGTGGPKLHRLFIKFDPEVVAVVSILLGLFQVLLAVPLYYMDVGLPKLQFMLPLFIGFLLTGCAYTNMASLLAGLLALCMYSVSLHSVQGTAQPCTLPSIDLYAGAAQKCPGEYLEGFFRSVTVLLIVYDLGALILHSLLSLSALKGLRVGLCRMIN, encoded by the exons ATGATGTCATCCACTGAGTCAGGAACAGGTGGTCCTAAACTACATCGCCTCTTCATCAAGTTTGACCCAGAGGTTGTAGCG GTGGTGTCGATACTGCTGGGTCTATTCCAGGTGCTGTTGGCTGTGCCTCTGTACTACATGGACGTTGGCTTACCCAAACTACAATTTATGCTCCCTTTATTTATTGGCTTCCTG CTGACGGGCTGTGCCTACACTAACATGGCCAGCCTGTTGGCGGGCCTACTGGCTCTGTGTATGTACAGCGTCTCCCTACACTCCGTCCAGGGCACTGCTCAACCCTGCACTCTGCCAAGCATCGACCTGTATGCAGGGGCTGCACAAAAGTGCCCAGGAGAGTACCTGGAG GGGTTCTTCAGGAGTGTCACAGTACTACTCATCGTTTATGACCTGGGGGCTCTtatcctccactctctcctctctttgtccGCACTCAAGGGACTCAGAGTGGGACTGTGCCGAATGATCAATTAG
- the LOC120052899 gene encoding uncharacterized protein LOC120052899 isoform X2: protein MMSSTESGTGGPKLHRLFIKFDPEVVAVVSILLGLFQVLLAVPLYYMDVGLPKLQFMLPLFIGFLFVTAGSFAFACEKSPSRQLLTGCAYTNMASLLAGLLALCMYSVSLHSVQGTAQPCTLPSIDLYAGAAQKCPGEYLEGFFRSVTVLLIVYDLGALILHSLLSLSALKGLRVGLCRMIN from the exons ATGATGTCATCCACTGAGTCAGGAACAGGTGGTCCTAAACTACATCGCCTCTTCATCAAGTTTGACCCAGAGGTTGTAGCG GTGGTGTCGATACTGCTGGGTCTATTCCAGGTGCTGTTGGCTGTGCCTCTGTACTACATGGACGTTGGCTTACCCAAACTACAATTTATGCTCCCTTTATTTATTGGCTTCCTG TTTGTGACGGCAGGGTCGTTCGCCTTCGCCTGTGAGAAGTCTCCCAGCAGACAGCTA CTGACGGGCTGTGCCTACACTAACATGGCCAGCCTGTTGGCGGGCCTACTGGCTCTGTGTATGTACAGCGTCTCCCTACACTCCGTCCAGGGCACTGCTCAACCCTGCACTCTGCCAAGCATCGACCTGTATGCAGGGGCTGCACAAAAGTGCCCAGGAGAGTACCTGGAG GGGTTCTTCAGGAGTGTCACAGTACTACTCATCGTTTATGACCTGGGGGCTCTtatcctccactctctcctctctttgtccGCACTCAAGGGACTCAGAGTGGGACTGTGCCGAATGATCAATTAG
- the LOC120052896 gene encoding vacuolar protein sorting-associated protein 37C-like: protein MDKLQDLSQSELEDLLDNTERVESMALESDEIQNIQLEREMALASNRNLAEQNLDMKPRLERQREHLVERYSELEGVRETYRQHCDQKDGIMGQASPEGLFSKLQTEGASTETESESLADEFLDGQLSLDSFLDRFLSLRSLAHKRRVRIEKLQEILRQKKETAAGDASTGSMTSQTSANQDPATTQSSPWNHHPQQQQPQQNSNPNNHASFQNGPGSALPYTPYPVSHPNPTATSAVSGPGPSIPPGQFPPYPSPGSPFTSAVGYSARPAFGPPATACPYPTQPTFPGVPGSGSAFGQYSAPNTAPYPSAYTYGGVGGYGYPTGPALPNSQSPTGRPQYRPGFGVPQPYS from the exons ATGGACAAGCTTCAGGACCTCAGCCAATCCGAGTTGGAGGATTTGCTGGACAATACAGAGCGGGTGGAGTCCATGGCATTGGAATCTGATGAG ATTCAGAACATCCAGCTGGAGAGGGAGATGGCACTGGCCTCCAACCGTAACCTGGCAGAACAGAACCTGGACATGAAGCCTCGCctggagagacaaagagaacaTCTAGTGGAGAGATACTCTGAACtggagggagtcagagagacctACAGACAACACTGTGACCAGAAAg ATGGCATCATGGGGCAGGCATCGCCGGAGGGGTTGTTCTCCAAACTTCAGACAGAGGGCGCCAGCACGGAGACGGAGTCAGAG tctCTGGCAGATGAGTTTCTGGACGGCCAGCTGTCTCTGGACTCGTTCCTTGACCGTTTCCTCTCCCTCCGCTCCCTCGCTCACAAAAGACGAGTACGGATAGAGAAGCTGCAGGAAATCCTGCGCCAGAAGAAGGAGACCGCCGCGGGCGATGCCTCCACCGGCTCCATGACGTCACAAACGAGCGCCAATCAAGACCCAGCGACGACACAGTCATCGCCATGGAATCATCATCCTCAGCAACAACAACCGCAGCAGAATTCCAATCCCAACAACCACGCTAGTTTCCAAAACGGCCCCGGTTCCGCCCTACCTTACACCCCATACCCCGTCTCCCATCCTAACCCGACAGCTACCTCTGCAGTATCAGGCCCAGGCCCGTCCATTCCCCCAGGTCAATTTCCTCCCTACCCCAGCCCCGGCTCACCTTTCACCTCAGCGGTGGGCTACTCAGCCCGTCCTGCTTTTGGGCCTCCGGCCACTGCCTGCCCATACCCCACCCAGCCTACGTTCCCTGGTGTCCCCGGCTCAGGGTCTGCGTTCGGGCAATACAGTGCCCCCAACACCGCCCCCTACCCCTCTGCGTACACCTACGGTGGGGTTGGGGGGTATGGCTACCCCACGGGCCCTGCTCTGCCCAACTCTCAGTCCCCCACAGGCAGGCCACAGTACAGGCCCGGGTTTGGAGTGCCACAGCCCTACTCCTGA